The Wolbachia endosymbiont of Ctenocephalides felis wCfeT genome includes a region encoding these proteins:
- a CDS encoding ribonuclease J, whose translation MNINKNEFLFLPLGGVGRIGMNISLYHYQGKWIMIDLGIGFADETMPGVELLVADISFIAQRRQDLLGIIITHAHEDHCGAIPHLWEELQCPIYTTKFTVNFVKEKLKEFRLEGKVPIKEVGINGSLNLDPFTIEFINITHSIPETNSILISTGVGSALHTGDWKFDPKPVVGLTTNMNRLKEIGDKGDLLAAICDSTNILSRHNPESEGDIYNNLYNIIKRSKKLVAVSLFASNVARIETISQAAKALNRKVVLLGRSLWRIVKVARDSGYLTDSVEFCEARDVEGLPRDRLLLICTGCQGEPMAATARLANKSHQLFKMQQGDTMIFSSKIIPGNETRAHGMLNSFIKMGVEVVTEKTDHVHASGHPTRAELKEMYALTKPKMSIPVHGEYIHTHAHVKFAKECGVTKAIMIAPGDAINLENGERVDSINVGYFGIDGALFRHPESSIIKMRKRMRDAGAIMITAIVNNKNRLLAKPRVFAPGVFEPVEDAIIIQEIIKTVESAFGLQPIKKIRNRIENLVFSILKEYLLKRPIIEIQIEQV comes from the coding sequence ATGAATATAAACAAAAATGAATTTTTATTTCTCCCACTTGGAGGAGTTGGAAGAATTGGGATGAACATTAGCCTGTATCACTACCAAGGCAAGTGGATTATGATCGACCTTGGTATTGGCTTTGCAGACGAAACTATGCCGGGCGTTGAGTTGTTGGTTGCTGATATAAGTTTTATCGCTCAAAGAAGGCAAGATCTGTTGGGAATAATAATTACACATGCGCATGAAGATCACTGTGGTGCAATTCCACATCTGTGGGAAGAGCTACAATGCCCCATATATACAACAAAATTTACGGTTAATTTTGTTAAGGAAAAGCTAAAAGAATTTCGACTGGAAGGCAAAGTGCCTATAAAAGAGGTAGGTATAAATGGCAGCTTAAATTTAGATCCATTTACTATTGAATTTATAAACATTACTCACTCAATTCCAGAAACGAATTCAATATTAATTAGCACTGGTGTAGGTAGTGCTCTCCATACTGGCGATTGGAAATTTGATCCAAAACCTGTTGTGGGGTTAACTACTAATATGAATCGTTTAAAAGAAATTGGTGATAAGGGCGATTTACTTGCAGCGATCTGCGACTCAACAAACATATTAAGTAGACACAATCCTGAGTCAGAAGGTGATATATATAATAATCTTTATAATATAATAAAGCGGTCTAAAAAGTTAGTTGCTGTATCATTATTTGCTTCAAATGTTGCACGAATTGAAACAATAAGCCAAGCTGCAAAAGCATTAAATAGAAAAGTAGTTCTGCTTGGCAGATCTTTATGGAGAATTGTAAAAGTTGCGCGAGATAGCGGATACCTAACCGATTCTGTTGAATTTTGCGAAGCAAGAGACGTGGAAGGTTTGCCAAGAGATAGGCTTTTGCTCATCTGCACTGGCTGTCAAGGAGAACCAATGGCTGCAACTGCAAGACTTGCTAATAAAAGCCATCAGCTGTTCAAAATGCAGCAGGGCGATACTATGATTTTTTCATCAAAGATTATTCCTGGAAATGAAACTCGTGCACATGGTATGCTCAATTCCTTTATTAAAATGGGAGTTGAAGTTGTTACTGAAAAAACAGATCATGTGCATGCTTCTGGACATCCAACGAGGGCGGAGCTAAAGGAAATGTATGCTTTAACAAAACCGAAAATGTCCATTCCAGTTCACGGTGAATATATTCACACGCATGCACATGTAAAATTCGCTAAAGAGTGTGGAGTGACAAAGGCAATAATGATTGCGCCAGGTGATGCTATTAACTTGGAAAATGGGGAAAGAGTTGATTCAATTAACGTCGGTTACTTTGGTATTGATGGTGCGTTATTTAGGCATCCAGAAAGCAGCATAATAAAGATGCGTAAGAGAATGAGAGATGCCGGAGCTATCATGATAACAGCAATTGTAAATAATAAAAATAGACTGCTTGCTAAACCGAGAGTGTTTGCCCCTGGTGTTTTTGAGCCAGTAGAGGACGCGATTATTATACAAGAGATTATTAAAACAGTTGAATCAGCGTTTGGCTTACAACCGATAAAGAAAATTAGAAATAGGATTGAAAATTTAGTATTTAGTATTTTAAAGGAATATTTACTAAAAAGGCCTATAATAGAAATCCAAATAGAACAGGTATAG
- a CDS encoding Rpn family recombination-promoting nuclease/putative transposase, whose protein sequence is MAISKFLDPKNDVAFRRIFGTEKNKDILIHFLNDILGFTDVNGIKEIEFLSTIQDPDIAAKKQSIVDVLCRDSSGIQYICEMQVAKTKGFEKRAQYYAAKAYTRQADKDDQYHNLKEIIFIAIADCVLFPNKEEYKSDHIILDRNSYEHNLKDFYFTFIELPKFPKTKEDQLENIVEKWIYYFKYADETSEEGLEKIIGSDLIIKKAYEELNRFNWSEKEYIEYEQEVKRTLDEQAILEQKLDDTTEKGKKEGREEGRKEGREEGIQIGEERVREEGRKAERIEVAKNSLKSGISVDIVAKITGLSVDEVRQLEEEKII, encoded by the coding sequence ATGGCTATTTCTAAGTTTTTAGATCCTAAGAATGATGTCGCATTTCGGCGTATTTTTGGTACTGAAAAAAACAAAGATATTTTAATTCATTTCTTAAATGATATTCTGGGATTTACTGATGTCAATGGAATAAAAGAGATTGAGTTTTTAAGTACCATTCAAGATCCTGATATTGCTGCAAAAAAACAAAGTATTGTTGATGTATTATGCAGGGATTCTTCAGGTATTCAATATATTTGCGAGATGCAGGTTGCTAAGACTAAAGGTTTTGAAAAACGTGCTCAATATTACGCAGCTAAGGCTTATACAAGACAAGCTGATAAAGATGATCAATATCATAATCTTAAAGAAATTATCTTCATTGCTATCGCTGACTGTGTTCTGTTTCCCAATAAAGAGGAATATAAGTCTGATCATATAATTCTTGATCGAAATAGCTATGAACACAATTTAAAAGACTTTTATTTTACGTTTATCGAGCTACCTAAATTTCCTAAGACAAAAGAAGATCAGCTTGAGAATATTGTTGAAAAATGGATTTATTATTTTAAATACGCAGATGAAACCAGTGAAGAAGGATTAGAAAAGATAATAGGTAGTGATCTAATAATCAAGAAAGCATATGAGGAACTGAATAGGTTTAACTGGTCAGAAAAGGAATACATAGAATATGAGCAAGAAGTAAAGCGTACACTTGATGAGCAAGCCATTCTCGAGCAAAAACTTGATGATACTACTGAAAAAGGTAAAAAAGAAGGCAGAGAGGAAGGAAGAAAAGAAGGTAGAGAAGAAGGCATCCAAATCGGCGAGGAACGGGTCAGGGAAGAGGGCAGAAAAGCAGAGAGAATTGAAGTGGCAAAAAATTCACTTAAGTCTGGTATATCTGTTGATATTGTAGCCAAAATAACCGGCCTATCTGTAGATGAAGTAAGGCAACTAGAGGAAGAGAAAATAATATAG
- a CDS encoding Tol-Pal system protein TolB codes for MKLLTQLVLLIIFVPYFTQAALYVDIKKNSVSKVSLAVSRCACNTELESELSDSITNVIETNLSNCGLLNVKRADFQSQKSDTLVTVSVNEISSNTLDLSLRLLDNFTKRELLNKSIIFPKKDWRRIAHLISDAIHDRLLGEKGHFSTKIAYIAEEKDSDHKSIRKIAVMNQDGSDIKYLTNGDKFVSTPRFSPDGKSIVYISYLDGKSYIISKSLKYNTESIISVFEGVISAPRFSPDGKSLLISHSSDGKTNILSLDLNSKRTKKITTNSAISTSPSLSPDQKYMVFSSDMSGNQQLYIIDLTNKKLKRISFGKGRYATPVWSPRGDLIAFTKIQSGKFYIGVMKPDGKEERLLSEGHKIESPAWLPNGREIIFTKTESSNNSKLYLVDLAKKNQKIVPTPTNAYLPDWSF; via the coding sequence ATGAAGCTTCTGACTCAACTGGTACTGCTTATTATATTTGTGCCTTATTTTACACAGGCTGCTTTATACGTTGACATAAAGAAAAACAGTGTTAGTAAGGTCAGTCTTGCTGTATCCAGGTGTGCGTGTAATACAGAGCTTGAAAGTGAGTTAAGTGACAGCATTACAAACGTAATTGAAACAAACTTGTCTAATTGTGGTTTATTGAATGTAAAACGTGCTGATTTTCAATCTCAAAAAAGCGATACGCTAGTCACAGTGAGTGTCAATGAAATATCAAGTAATACATTGGATCTATCATTGCGATTGCTTGATAACTTTACAAAAAGAGAATTACTTAACAAATCAATAATTTTTCCAAAAAAGGACTGGAGAAGAATTGCTCATCTTATTTCAGATGCCATACATGATAGATTGCTTGGTGAAAAAGGGCATTTTAGTACGAAAATTGCCTACATTGCTGAAGAAAAAGACAGCGACCACAAGTCAATACGTAAAATTGCTGTTATGAATCAAGATGGAAGTGATATAAAATATTTAACAAATGGAGATAAATTTGTATCAACGCCTAGATTTTCACCAGACGGAAAAAGCATAGTTTACATATCATATTTGGATGGCAAGAGTTACATAATATCAAAAAGTTTAAAATACAACACCGAGTCAATAATTAGCGTATTTGAAGGAGTGATTTCTGCTCCAAGGTTCTCTCCCGATGGTAAATCGCTTTTGATTTCTCACTCATCTGATGGCAAAACAAATATATTATCCTTGGACTTAAACAGCAAGCGCACGAAAAAAATTACCACAAACTCGGCTATTAGCACTTCTCCTTCTCTTTCTCCGGATCAAAAATATATGGTTTTTAGCTCTGATATGAGTGGAAACCAGCAACTGTACATTATTGATCTTACTAATAAAAAACTTAAAAGAATTAGCTTTGGAAAAGGAAGATATGCAACACCGGTTTGGTCGCCAAGAGGTGACCTTATAGCTTTTACAAAGATTCAATCAGGAAAATTTTATATAGGGGTAATGAAGCCAGATGGCAAAGAAGAACGCTTGCTTTCAGAAGGGCATAAAATTGAATCTCCAGCATGGTTACCAAATGGCAGAGAAATCATTTTTACCAAAACAGAATCATCCAATAATTCTAAACTATATTTAGTAGACCTAGCAAAGAAAAATCAAAAAATTGTACCCACTCCTACTAACGCGTATCTGCCAGATTGGTCTTTTTAA
- the mutL gene encoding DNA mismatch repair endonuclease MutL: protein MTIILLDTKTINRIAAGEVIERPASVVKELVENAIDAKSTEIEIKIESGGRNLITITDDGSGIEKEDIELAFMHHATSKLSDSELIEVKHLGFRGEALPSIAAVSRMKLSSKTNEGWSINYEGGEKIGKLTPCSLSRGTQIEVRDLFFATPNRLKFLKTERAETQHIVDIVENLAMINPNIGFTLTSGNKNLVRYTKQSSLFSRLCEIEEKFKDNSLEICEEEDGIKLTGYICKPTINCGKSNMIYTFVNDRPVKDNLLIGAIRYAYHDFTPSNRYPFAALHLEIPYDQVDVNVHPNKSEVRFQNKRFIYEIVTRGLMKALSTRIGASDAIQVADTNMQHTLPTSTSYEHNSSVKSWNNTTFREFMAPASSFEESPTLFPLPDQQTVVLEKKALEQIDLVEEHPLGVVRCQVYNTYIIAEAKDKLIIVDQHAAHERLVYECLKQKSNIKRQSLLIPEVVKVKDQAEMEMIEAYKDKLFEMGFYIEVKPENEAIVKEIPAILGTVDVKEMLLNIAYRLTEIEDTLPIEDKVNKILATIACHGSIRAGRQMKLEEMNTLLRQMEKTPYSGQCNHGRPTYVEVKLSEIEKWFERK, encoded by the coding sequence ATGACAATCATTCTACTAGATACAAAAACCATAAACCGTATAGCAGCAGGAGAAGTAATAGAGCGTCCAGCTAGTGTAGTGAAGGAATTAGTAGAAAACGCCATTGATGCAAAAAGTACAGAAATAGAGATAAAAATAGAAAGTGGTGGACGTAACCTTATTACTATAACAGATGATGGTAGTGGAATAGAGAAGGAGGATATAGAGCTTGCATTTATGCACCATGCAACTTCGAAACTTAGCGATAGTGAATTGATAGAGGTAAAGCACCTTGGCTTCAGGGGAGAAGCTTTACCATCAATTGCTGCAGTAAGTAGAATGAAGTTATCATCCAAGACAAATGAAGGATGGTCCATTAATTACGAAGGTGGAGAAAAAATAGGGAAACTCACACCTTGCTCTTTATCAAGAGGTACACAAATTGAAGTACGGGATTTATTTTTTGCTACTCCAAATAGGTTAAAATTCCTCAAGACTGAGAGAGCGGAAACACAACATATAGTTGATATTGTAGAGAATTTGGCAATGATTAATCCCAATATTGGGTTTACTCTTACTTCAGGTAATAAGAATCTTGTAAGATATACAAAGCAGAGTTCGTTATTTAGCAGATTATGTGAAATAGAAGAAAAATTCAAGGATAATTCGCTAGAAATTTGCGAAGAAGAAGATGGAATTAAACTTACCGGATATATCTGTAAACCGACCATTAATTGTGGCAAATCCAATATGATCTACACGTTTGTAAACGACAGACCTGTTAAAGATAATCTACTTATTGGAGCAATTAGATATGCATATCACGATTTTACTCCAAGCAACAGATATCCTTTTGCAGCACTGCATCTTGAAATACCCTATGATCAAGTAGACGTAAATGTGCACCCAAATAAATCGGAAGTAAGATTTCAAAATAAGAGGTTTATATATGAAATAGTGACAAGAGGATTGATGAAAGCATTGTCGACTAGAATAGGCGCTTCGGATGCAATACAAGTAGCGGACACTAATATGCAGCATACTTTACCTACATCTACAAGCTATGAGCATAATTCTAGCGTCAAGAGCTGGAATAACACTACTTTTAGAGAATTCATGGCTCCAGCATCTTCTTTTGAAGAATCCCCTACCCTATTTCCATTGCCTGATCAACAAACCGTAGTTCTAGAAAAAAAGGCGTTAGAGCAGATCGATTTGGTGGAAGAGCACCCACTGGGAGTTGTACGCTGCCAGGTTTATAATACTTATATTATTGCTGAAGCTAAAGACAAATTGATTATAGTTGATCAGCATGCAGCACATGAGAGATTGGTGTATGAATGCTTGAAACAAAAATCAAATATAAAGAGACAATCACTGCTTATCCCCGAGGTAGTTAAAGTTAAGGATCAGGCAGAAATGGAGATGATTGAAGCTTATAAGGACAAGTTATTTGAAATGGGTTTTTATATTGAAGTTAAGCCAGAAAACGAAGCAATAGTGAAAGAAATTCCTGCAATTTTAGGAACAGTCGATGTAAAAGAGATGCTGCTCAATATAGCTTATAGATTAACGGAAATAGAAGATACGCTTCCTATAGAAGACAAGGTAAATAAAATATTGGCAACCATTGCTTGTCACGGCTCAATTAGAGCTGGTAGGCAAATGAAGTTAGAGGAAATGAACACATTACTGAGGCAAATGGAGAAAACACCATATTCAGGACAGTGCAACCATGGACGTCCTACTTACGTAGAAGTGAAATTAAGTGAAATTGAGAAGTGGTTTGAAAGAAAGTGA